The following are encoded together in the Drosophila biarmipes strain raj3 chromosome 3L, RU_DBia_V1.1, whole genome shotgun sequence genome:
- the LOC108030606 gene encoding general transcription factor IIE subunit 1 isoform X2: protein MSSTSAAASTTAPAKAEVRYVTEVPSSLKQLARLVVRGFYSLEDALIIDMLVRNPCMKEDDIGELLRFEKKQLRARITTLRTDKFIQIRLKMETGPDGKAQKVNYYFINYKTFVNVVKYKLDLMRKRMETEERDATSRASFKCSMCSKTFTDLEADQLFDMATLEFRCTFCGSSVEEDSAAMPKKDSRLLLAHFNEQLQPLYDLLREVEGIKLAPEVLEPEPVDIDTIRGLNKPNAVRPDGLAWSGEATRNQGFAVEETRVDVTIGGDDTSDNVVERKSRPIWMTESTVITDTDAADGAGDSVQTASGSGHRNRKENEDIMSVLLQHEKQPGQKEPHMKGMRMGSSNANSSDSSDDEKDIDNAKIHVDFDNYINSDSAEEDDDVPTVLVAGRPHPLDQLDDNLIAQMTPQEKENYIHVYQQHYSHIFE, encoded by the exons ATGTCGTCGACATCGGCGGCTGCCTCGACCACTGCGCCCGCGAAAGCGGAGGTGCGCTACGTGACCGAGGTGCCCAGCAGCCTGAAGCAACTGGCCCGCCTCGTGGTCCGTGGGTTCTACTCCCTGGAGGACGCCCTCATCATCGACATGCTGGTGCGGAATCCCTGCATGAAGGAGGACGACATCGGCGAGCTGCTGCGCTTCGAAAAGAAGCAGCTGAGGGCCAGGATCACCACGCTGCGCACCGACAAGTTCATCCAGATCCGGCTAAAAATGGAAACGGGGCCGGATGGCAAGGCCCAGAAGGTCAACTACTACTTCATCAACTACAAGACCTTCGTGAACGTGGTCAAGTACAAGCTGGATCTGATGCGCAAGCGCATGGAGACGGAGGAGCGGGATGCCACCAGCCGGGCGAGTTTTAAGTGCTCCATGTGCTCAAAGACCTTCACGGACCTTGAGGCGGACCAGCTGTTCGACATGGCCACCCTGGAGTTCCGCTGCACCTTTTGCGGCAGCTCCGTGGAGGAGGACAGCGCCGCCATGCCCAAGAAGGACTCACGCCTGCTGCTGGCGCACTTTAACGAGCAGCTCCAGCCGCTTTACGACCTGCTCAGGGAGGTGGAGGGCATCAAACTGGCGCCGGAGGTGCTCGAGCCGGAACCCGTGGACATCGATACCATTCGAGGACTAAACAAGCCCAACGCCGTGCGACCAGATGGCTTGGCGTGGTCGGGTGAGGCGACGAGAAACCAGGGCTTCGCCGTAGAGGAAACGCGCGTGGACGTGACCATTGGTGGCGACGACACCTCGGATAACGTGGTGGAGCGCAAGTCCCGACCCATCTGGATGACCGAGAGCACTGTGATAACCGACACGGATGCTGCCGATGGCGCGGGCGATTCGGTGCAGACGGCCAGCGGGTCCGGACATCGCAACCGCAAGGAGAACGAAGACATCATGTCCGTGCTGCTGCAGCACGAGAAGCAGCCGGGCCAGAAGGAGCCGCATATGAAAGGCATGCGCATGGGCTCCTCGAACGCCAACTCAAGCGATTCCAGCGACGACGAGAAGGACATCGACAATGCCAAGATTC ATGTCGACTTCGATAACTATATCAACTCGGACTCCGCGGAGGAAGACGACGATGTGCCCACTGTGCTGGTGGCAGGGCGGCCGCATCCGCTAGACCAACTGGACGACAACCTGATAGCCCAGATGACGCCGCAGGAGAAGGAGAACTACATACACGTGTATCAGCAGCACTACAGCCACATATTCGAGTAA
- the LOC108030606 gene encoding general transcription factor IIE subunit 1 isoform X1 yields MSSTSAAASTTAPAKAEVRYVTEVPSSLKQLARLVVRGFYSLEDALIIDMLVRNPCMKEDDIGELLRFEKKQLRARITTLRTDKFIQIRLKMETGPDGKAQKVNYYFINYKTFVNVVKYKLDLMRKRMETEERDATSRASFKCSMCSKTFTDLEADQLFDMATLEFRCTFCGSSVEEDSAAMPKKDSRLLLAHFNEQLQPLYDLLREVEGIKLAPEVLEPEPVDIDTIRGLNKPNAVRPDGLAWSGEATRNQGFAVEETRVDVTIGGDDTSDNVVERKSRPIWMTESTVITDTDAADGAGDSVQTASGSGHRNRKENEDIMSVLLQHEKQPGQKEPHMKGMRMGSSNANSSDSSDDEKDIDNAKIPDVDFDNYINSDSAEEDDDVPTVLVAGRPHPLDQLDDNLIAQMTPQEKENYIHVYQQHYSHIFE; encoded by the exons ATGTCGTCGACATCGGCGGCTGCCTCGACCACTGCGCCCGCGAAAGCGGAGGTGCGCTACGTGACCGAGGTGCCCAGCAGCCTGAAGCAACTGGCCCGCCTCGTGGTCCGTGGGTTCTACTCCCTGGAGGACGCCCTCATCATCGACATGCTGGTGCGGAATCCCTGCATGAAGGAGGACGACATCGGCGAGCTGCTGCGCTTCGAAAAGAAGCAGCTGAGGGCCAGGATCACCACGCTGCGCACCGACAAGTTCATCCAGATCCGGCTAAAAATGGAAACGGGGCCGGATGGCAAGGCCCAGAAGGTCAACTACTACTTCATCAACTACAAGACCTTCGTGAACGTGGTCAAGTACAAGCTGGATCTGATGCGCAAGCGCATGGAGACGGAGGAGCGGGATGCCACCAGCCGGGCGAGTTTTAAGTGCTCCATGTGCTCAAAGACCTTCACGGACCTTGAGGCGGACCAGCTGTTCGACATGGCCACCCTGGAGTTCCGCTGCACCTTTTGCGGCAGCTCCGTGGAGGAGGACAGCGCCGCCATGCCCAAGAAGGACTCACGCCTGCTGCTGGCGCACTTTAACGAGCAGCTCCAGCCGCTTTACGACCTGCTCAGGGAGGTGGAGGGCATCAAACTGGCGCCGGAGGTGCTCGAGCCGGAACCCGTGGACATCGATACCATTCGAGGACTAAACAAGCCCAACGCCGTGCGACCAGATGGCTTGGCGTGGTCGGGTGAGGCGACGAGAAACCAGGGCTTCGCCGTAGAGGAAACGCGCGTGGACGTGACCATTGGTGGCGACGACACCTCGGATAACGTGGTGGAGCGCAAGTCCCGACCCATCTGGATGACCGAGAGCACTGTGATAACCGACACGGATGCTGCCGATGGCGCGGGCGATTCGGTGCAGACGGCCAGCGGGTCCGGACATCGCAACCGCAAGGAGAACGAAGACATCATGTCCGTGCTGCTGCAGCACGAGAAGCAGCCGGGCCAGAAGGAGCCGCATATGAAAGGCATGCGCATGGGCTCCTCGAACGCCAACTCAAGCGATTCCAGCGACGACGAGAAGGACATCGACAATGCCAAGATTC CAGATGTCGACTTCGATAACTATATCAACTCGGACTCCGCGGAGGAAGACGACGATGTGCCCACTGTGCTGGTGGCAGGGCGGCCGCATCCGCTAGACCAACTGGACGACAACCTGATAGCCCAGATGACGCCGCAGGAGAAGGAGAACTACATACACGTGTATCAGCAGCACTACAGCCACATATTCGAGTAA
- the LOC108030619 gene encoding DNA-directed RNA polymerase III subunit RPC8, translating into MFVLAELKDNVRIAPDQFHLKLVDAVRDEIDRKLANKVLLNVGLCMALKDIVSLKDSVILPGDGASHTEVLFRYVVFRPMVGTVITGKIRNCSREGVHVTLGFFDDILIPHAALQHPSRFDEAEQAWVWEYPLEDGAKHDLFMDVGEPIKFRVSREIFEETSPIGPPKAEAQSQQAASSSSAAASATSQEVKTPYKIIGAINESGLGVLSWWDQQGKDEDQDDEEEDEYDNDEDGEGACEE; encoded by the exons ATGTTCGTGCTGGCCGAGCTGAAGGACAATGTGCGAATTGCGCCGGACCAGTTCCACCTGAAGTTGGTGGACGCCGTGCGCGACGAAATCGACCGCAAGCTGGCCAACAAG GTCCTGCTCAACGTGGGTCTGTGCATGGCTCTGAAGGACATTGTTTCGCTGAAGGACTCTGTCATCCTGCCGGGCGACGGAGCCTCGCACACGGAGGTGCTCTTCCGGTATGTGGTCTTCCGGCCGATGGTGGGCACCGTGATAACTGGGAAGATACGGAACTGCAGCCGGGAAGGTGTCCACGTGACACTGGGCTTCTTCGACGACATCCTCATCCCACACGCCGCCTTGCAGCACCCCTCCCGCTTCGATGAGGCGGAACAGGCTTGGGTCTGGGAATATCCACTGGAGGACGGTGCAAAGCACGATCTATTTATGGATGTGGGCGAACCCATCAAGTTCCGGGTCTCACGCGAGATCTTCGAGGAAACGTCGCCCATTGGACCGCCCAAGGCGGAGGCGCAGTCTCAACAGGCAGCCAGCTCATCCTCGGCCGCCGCTTCAGCCACTTCCCAGGAAGTCAAGACACCGTACAAGATTATT GGTGCCATCAACGAATCCGGCCTGGGCGTGCTCTCCTGGTGGGATCAGCAGGGCAAAGATGAGGATcaggacgacgaggaggaggacgagtaTGATAACGACGAGGATGGCGAAGGAGCCTGTGAGGAATAG
- the LOC108030617 gene encoding F-box/LRR-repeat protein 16, with protein sequence MSSISAQGVVERASAELSKRINGLGLRSKHHHSSSSGGSSGGAGGGDSTSPAGATPTPAASSGKTSVMERVTNALCGGGNSNSNSGSNSSNSTSSSPAAAAPPPASNANPPQTPDKPSRGSSPSSPGGLSMTGGQSQIQNSTHHLLQQQQQQQQHLQLQQSQQQHLQLQASTLINSNHHVMVGPSPPTGMPLGAPPTPTVKSIAKQMNITIPGGGGVNPGSPTFSTMGMVAAQKAAASAGGTPLQLRKQLPNPHLHHPYGNMGVVGQSPLILQQQQLHPPPIHSIEQLMLDDRFLSRFFQYFSPYERRVLAQVCVKWRDTLYRSPRYWSGLLPTLQCRELRQMPGCDRGKLYNSLIRRGFHALGLVGASDEDALDVVHSFPLASKHVHSLSLRCSSISDRGLETLLDHLQSLFELELAGCNEVTEAGLWACLTPRIVSLSLADCINIADEAVGAVAQLLPSLYEFSLQAYHVTDAALGYFSPKQSHSLSILRLQSCWELTNHGIVNIVHSLPHLTVLSLSGCSKLTDDGVELIAENLQKLRALDLSWCPRITDASLEYIACDLNQLEELTLDRCVHITDIGVGYISTMLSLTALFLRWCSQVRDFGLQHLCSMRNLQVLSLAGCPLLTSSGLSSLIQLRHLQELELTNCPGASHELFDYLKEHLPRCLIIE encoded by the exons ATGTCATCGATCTCGGCGCAGGGCGTGGTCGAGAGAGCCTCCGCCGAGTTGTCCAAGCGCATCAATGGGCTGGGGCTGCGCTCGAAGCACCACCACAGCAGCTCATCCGGTGGTTCTAGTGGTGGTGCCGGCGGAGGCGACTCGACATCCCCGGCTGGGGCCACACCCACTCCGGCGGCGTCCAGCGGGAAGACATCGGTGATGGAGCGCGTGACGAACGCCCTGTGCGGCGGTGGcaactccaactccaactcGGGATCGAATAGCTCCAATAGCACCTCCTCTTCACCGGCTGCCGCTGCTCCTCCGCCCGCCAGCAATGCCAATCCTCCCCAGACGCCGGACAAGCCGTCGCGGGGCAGCAGCCCCTCCAGTCCCGGAGGCCTTTCCATGACAGGTGGCCAGTCGCAGATCCAGAACTCCACACACCACctcctgcagcagcaacagcagcagcagcaacatctgcagCTACAAcagtcgcagcagcaacacctcCAGCTGCAGGCCTCCACGCTGATCAACTCCAACCACCATGTGATGGTGGGTCCCTCCCCGCCCACTGGCATGCCGCTGGGCGCCCCGCCCACGCCCACAGTGAAGTCCATTGCCAAGCAGATGAACATAACCATACCAGGTGGAGGCGGAGTGAACCCGGGATCTCCCACATTCAGCACCATGGGCATGGTGGCGGCCCAGAAGGCGGCGGCCAGTGCCGGCGGAACCCCGCTGCAGCTGAGGAAGCAGCTGCCCAATCCTCACCTGCACCACCCGTACGGCAACATGGGCGTCGTCGGCCAGTCGCCGCTGatcctccagcagcagcagctccacccGCCGCCCATCCACAGCATCGAGCAGCTGATGCTGGACGACCGCTTCCTGAGCCGCTTCTTCCAGTACTTCTCCCCCTACGAGCGGCGCGTGCTCGCCCAGGTGTGCGTCAAGTGGCGGGACACACTGTACCGCAGTCCGCGCTACTGGAGCGGCCTGCTGCCCACGCTGCAGTGCCGCGAGCTGCGCCAGATGCCCGGCTGCGACCGCGGCAAGCTCTACAACTCGCTCATCCGGCGCGGATTCCACGCCCTCGGCCTAGTCGGCGCCTCCGACGAGGACGCCCTGGACGTGGTCCACTCCTTCCCGCTCGCCTCCAAGCACGTCCACTCGCTCAGCCTGCGCTGCTCCTCGATCAGTGACCGGGGCCTGGAGACCCTGCTCGACCACCTCCAG AGTCTGTTTGAACTGGAGCTGGCCGGCTGCAACGAGGTGACCGAGGCGGGGCTGTGGGCGTGTCTGACGCCCCGGATCGTGTCCCTGTCCTTGGCGGACTGCATCAACATCGCGGACGAGGCGGTGGGCGCGGTGGCCCAGCTGCTGCCCTCCCTGTACGAGTTCTCGCTGCAG GCTTACCACGTCACGGACGCGGCACTGGGCTACTTCTCGCCCAAACAGAGCCACAGCCTCAGCATCCTGCGACTGCAGTCGTGCTGGGAACTAACCAACCATGGCATCGTTAATATCG TGCACTCCCTGCCGCATCTCACGGTGCTGAGCCTCTCCGGCTGCAGCAAGCTGACGGACGACGGAGTGGAGCTGATTGCCGAGAACCTGCAGAAGCTGCGCGCCCTGGACCTGTCCTGGTGTCCCCGCATTACGGACGCCTCGCTCGAGTATATCGCCTGTGATCTGAAccagctggaggagctgaCCCTGGATAG ATGCGTGCACATAACGGACATTGGCGTGGGATACATCTCCACGATGCTGTCGCTGACCGCCCTCTTCCTGCGCTGGTGCTCCCAGGTGCGCGACTTCGGGCTGCAGCACTTGTGCTCGATGCGGAACCTCCAGGTGCTGTCCCTGGCCGGATGCCCGCTGCTGACCTCGTCGGGCCTGTCCAGCCTGATCCAGCTCAGGCACCtgcaggagctggagctgaCCAACTGCCCGGGGGCGTCGCACGAGCTGTTCGACTACCTGAAGGAGCACCTGCCCCGCTGCCTGATCATCGAATAA